GACGAAGTGTACCGGCTGTTGCTGCTGCTCGGTGGCTGGTCAGCGGACGCAGTCATTATTAGCTGTCTCCGTTGATTAAAGGTCACACTGGTCAGTGGTCAATTCAAATGATGGGACGGTAATTCAGACTGACGGATCTGAACGATTCATTAACtagggaaaaaaaagagtttgGGAAGGTTTCTGAGCAACGCAGCACTTGCTgcaaggagaggagagggagaggcgaaGGCAGTGCTCgtacaaaaaaaaaagccaagaaACTTAACAGTATGCACTAGTCAGCTTGGGGAGTCCGCGTCTCCCCCTTGGTTTCTTCCCGAGGAGGCACAGACGGAGGTATTGTGAGCCAGCTAGTTTgtggaaaaagagaaaaaaaacaaaaagggacTTGGATTCGCCCACACTgggttcttttttaaaaacagcctacAACATTAACTAGTCTGGACACAAAAAAAAAACGGGCAGCTGAATGGAGCCTGTCACTGTGCAGAAAAGGATGGGTAAGAGAATTTTCGTTTGAATCATTGCATTGAGCAATCTCGTGTCTCCTTGCAGCCTCTACGATGAAAAAGATCAATTGATATTTggaatttctttttctttttcttttcttctttcaaaCTCCCTTCATCCTCCACCCTGGATGTCACTCTGAGAGGCAGGAGATCCTCCTGCCCGGGTCAGAGACAACGAAAGGACtcaactcaacaacaacaaaaaaaaccacacacacacaccaaaaaaaGAATGATGTGAAAAGTTTAACGGTTCGGAAAGACTGATCAGTCAattaaaaggggagagagagagagaggagaaaaaaagaaagaaagaaagaaagacccaACAGCAGATCCGAGGTGTGTAACTCTTGCTCATGGATTTCCTCCTTGTGGGTCTCAGTCTCCACTGGCTCCTGAGAAAGCCTTCAGCGTCGGTTGTGTGTGTGCTCGGCGCGTTGTTGGAAATGCTCCCCGCCGCCGGCAGTGTGTGCGCCGGCCAGTGCCGGTGCGACGGCAAGCTCCTGTACTGCGAGTCCCAGAGCCTGGGCGAGATGCCGCGCAACCTCTCGGGCCTGCTGGGCCTGTCCCTCCGCTACAACAGCCTCTCGGAGCTGCACGGCGACCAGTTCGCCGGCCTGCTGCAGCTCACCTGGCTCTACCTCGACCACAACCACATCTACTCGGTGGAGGGGACCGCCTTCCGGGGGCTGCGCAGGCTGAAGGAGCTGGTGCTCAGCTCCAACAAGATCACCCAGCTGCCCAACGCCACGTTCAGGCCGCTGCCGAACCTCCGCCACGTGCAGCTGTCCTACAACAACCTGCAGTCCCTGGAACCCGACCTCTTCCACGGCCTGCGCAAGCTGCAGACGCTGCACCTGAGGTCCAATGCGCTCAAGTACATCCCGGTGAGGATATTCCAGGACTGCCGCAGCCTGGAGTTTCTTGACGTGGGATATAACCAGCTGCAGAGCCTCGCGCGGAATGCGTTCGCAGGTTTATTGAAACTAACCGAACTCCACCTGGAGCACAACGATTTGGTGAAAGTAAACTTTGCCCACTTCCCACGGCTGCTTTCTCTAAGGACCCTCTACATGCAGTGGAATAAAGTCAATATTGTAGTGAATTCTTTGGAGTGGACTTGGAACCATCTAGAAAAATTAGACCTCTCTGGGAATGAGATTGAATTTATTGAACCTTATGCATTTGAAGTAGTGCCTAACCTCAAGATACTTCAATTGGATTCAAATCGCCTAACCACCATTGAGCAAACAATTCTGGATTCCTGGAAATCTCTAACTAGCATCAGCCTTTCTGGAAACAGCTGGGAATGCAGTCGGAATATATGCGCTTTGGCCACCTGGTTGAGTAGTTTTAAGGTTCATCACGAAGGCAGCCTGTTGTGTGCCAGCCCTGTGCATACCCAGGGTGAGGAGGTTCTAGATGCCGTGCATGGCTTTCACATATGTGACGACTTGGTCACAAGCACGGTAACCATTTCAGACACAACCATTGTGGCAGAAACAGACCAAGGTATGACAGCAATCAGAGATGCTTTCAACATCTATGCCACACAGGATACAACGGGAATAAGAACCACTGATTTAATCACTGTCACCAGCGTGCTTTCTCATGATCAACAGGAAAATACCATTCAGGTTCACAAAGTAATCACTGGCACCATGGCG
The DNA window shown above is from Heptranchias perlo isolate sHepPer1 chromosome 1, sHepPer1.hap1, whole genome shotgun sequence and carries:
- the lrrtm1 gene encoding leucine-rich repeat transmembrane neuronal protein 1 translates to MDFLLVGLSLHWLLRKPSASVVCVLGALLEMLPAAGSVCAGQCRCDGKLLYCESQSLGEMPRNLSGLLGLSLRYNSLSELHGDQFAGLLQLTWLYLDHNHIYSVEGTAFRGLRRLKELVLSSNKITQLPNATFRPLPNLRHVQLSYNNLQSLEPDLFHGLRKLQTLHLRSNALKYIPVRIFQDCRSLEFLDVGYNQLQSLARNAFAGLLKLTELHLEHNDLVKVNFAHFPRLLSLRTLYMQWNKVNIVVNSLEWTWNHLEKLDLSGNEIEFIEPYAFEVVPNLKILQLDSNRLTTIEQTILDSWKSLTSISLSGNSWECSRNICALATWLSSFKVHHEGSLLCASPVHTQGEEVLDAVHGFHICDDLVTSTVTISDTTIVAETDQGMTAIRDAFNIYATQDTTGIRTTDLITVTSVLSHDQQENTIQVHKVITGTMALLFSFLIVVLVLYVSWKCFPAGLRHLRQCFVTQRRKQKQQQTMHQMAAMSTQEYYVDYKPNHIEGALVIINDYGSCSCHQQPARECEV